A DNA window from Camelina sativa cultivar DH55 chromosome 13, Cs, whole genome shotgun sequence contains the following coding sequences:
- the LOC104736895 gene encoding sulfate transporter 1.1 → MARTNPPDGGGSGSRKTSDDETTHVRQRVLAPPKVGLLKDFKSVVQETFFHDAPLRDFKGQTKSKQVLLGIQAVFPIIGWARDYNLRKLRGDVIAGLTIASLCIPQDIGYAKLANLDPKYGLYSSFVPPLVYAGMGSSRDIAIGPVAVVSLLLGTLCQAVIDPNDNPADYLRLAFTATFFAGIFEAGLGFLRLGFLIDFLSHAAVVGFMGGAAITIALQQLKGFLGIKTFTKKTDIVSVMQSVFAAARHGWNWQTIVIGASFLTFLLVAKFIGKRNKKLFWVPAIAPLISVIISTFFVFITRADKQGVQIVRHIDQGINPISANKIFFSGKYFTEGIRIGAIAGMVALTEAVAIARTFAAMKDYQIDGNKEMIALGTMNVVGSLTSCYIATGSFSRSAVNYMAGVNTAVSNIVMAIVVALTLEFITPLFKYTPNAILAAIIISAVLGLIDIDAAVLIWKIDKLDFMACMGAFFGVVFISVEIGLLISVAISFAKILLQVTRPRTAILGKLPNTNVYRNTLQYPDAAKIPGILIIRVDSAIYFSNSNYVRERASRWLREEQEHAKAEGMPPIKFVIIEMSPVTDIDTSGIHSIEELHKSLEKQHIQLILANPGPVVIEKLFASKFAEEIGEENIFLSVGDAVAVCSPKLAEQQA, encoded by the exons ATGGCGAGGACTAATCCACCGGACGGAGGAGGGTCCGGTTCAAGAAAGACATCAGATGATGAGACAACACACGTTCGCCAGAGAGTGCTAGCTCCTCCGAAAGTGGGTTTGCTCAAGGACTTCAAGTCAGTGGTTCAAGAAACTTTCTTCCATGATGCACCGCTTAGGGATTTCAAGGGCCAGACCAAATCTAAGCAGGTGTTGCTCGGGATCCAGGCTGTCTTCCCGATCATTGGGTGGGCAAGAGATTACAATCTTCGCAAACTTAGAGGCGATGTCATTGCCGGTCTCACCATTGCTAGTCTTTGCATCCCTCAG GATATCGGATATGCAAAGCTCGCAAATTTGGATCCAAAATATGGACTTT actCGAGCTTCGTGCCACCACTTGTGTATGCGGGGATGGGGAGTTCTAGAGATATTGCTATAGGACCAGTGGCTGTGGTATCTCTTCTTTTAGGAACGTTGTGCCAGGCCGTGATCGACCCAAATGATAACCCTGCTGATTACCTCCGCCTTGCCTTCACTGCCACTTTCTTCGCTGGTATTTTCGAAGCCGGCCTTGGTTTTCTGCGATTGGGATTCTTGATTGACTTTTTGTCACATGCCGCGGTGGTTGGATTCATGGGAGGAGCAGCCATTACCATCGCTCTCCAACAGCTTAAGGGCTTTCTTGGCATCAAGACATTTACCAAGAAAACTGATATTGTTTCTGTTATGCAATCCGTATTCGCGGCTGCTCGTCATGGG TGGAATTGGCAAACTATAGTCATTGGCGCCAGTTTCTTGACCTTTCTTCTCGTCGCCAAATTCATC gggaagagaaacaagaaactcTTTTGGGTTCCAGCAATTGCTCCTCTTATTTCCGTCATTATCTCTACCTTCTTTGTCTTCATAACTCGTGCTGACAAACAAGGAGTCCAAATT GTGAGACATATAGATCAAGGAATCAATCCCATTTCTGCTAATAAGATTTTCTTCTCCGGAAAATATTTTACGGAAGGAATCCGAATTGGAGCCATTGCCGGTATGGTCGCCTTAACG gAAGCTGTAGCGATTGCAAGAACATTTGCGGCAATGAAAGACTATCAAATCGATGGGAACAAAGAGATGATCGCTTTGGGGACTATGAACGTCGTCGGTTCACTTACTTCTTGTTACATTGCCACCG gTTCGTTTTCGCGATCTGCCGTGAACTACATGGCTGGAGTCAACACAGCAGTTTCAAACATAGTGATGGCCATAGTGGTAGCTCTAACCTTAGAGTTCATCACACCTCTCTTCAAGTACACTCCAAATGCTATCCTCGCAGCCATCATTATATCGGCTGTCCTCGGTCTTATCGATATTGACGCAGCTGTTCTCATATGGAAGATTGATAAACTTGACTTCATGGCTTGCATGGGAGCTTTCTTTGGTGTCGTCTTCATCTCCGTTGAGATTGGCCTCTTGATCTCC GTGGCGATATCTTTTGCCAAGATACTGCTGCAAGTGACAAGACCAAGAACTGCGATTCTAGGGAAGCTTCCAAATACAAATGTGTATCGGAACACTCTACAGTACCCGGACGCTGCCAAGATTCCCGGAATCTTGATCATCCGTGTTGACTCCGCCATCTACTTTTCCAACTCCAACTATGTCCGAGAAAG GGCATCAAGATGGTTGCGAGAAGAGCAAGAACACGCTAAAGCAGAGGGCATGCCCCCAATCAAATTTGTGATTATCGAGATGTCAC CGGTTACTGATATCGATACTAGTGGTATCCACTCCATCGAAGAACTTCACAAGAGCCTCGAGAAGCAACATATTCAG TTAATTCTAGCAAATCCGGGACCAGTGGTAATTGAGAAACTTTTTGCTTCCAAGTTCGCCGAGGAGATTGGAGAGGAAAATATCTTCCTTAGTGTTGGCGATGCGGTCGCGGTTTGTTCTCCGAAATTGGCTGAGCAGCAAGCTTAA
- the LOC104736898 gene encoding random slug protein 5 isoform X2: MSTNGFVKPVPTEEEQAKIEEVRKLLGTLPEKLSSFCSDDAVLRYLRARNWHVKKATKMLKETLKWRVQYKPEEICWEEVAGEAETGKIYRSTCVDKLGRPVLIMRPSVENSKSVKGQIRYLVYCMENAVQNLPPGEEQMVWMIDFHGYSLANVSLRTTKETAHVLQEHYPERLAFAVLYNPPKFFEPFWKVARPFLEPKTRNKVKFVYSDDPNTKQIMDENFDMDKMESAFGGNDDSGFNINIHSERMKEDDKKRLAALEVLTLALRMSLKTSIINLRQRDQSRDRVIQCL, from the exons ATGAGTACTAATGGGTTTGTGAAACCTGTTCCAACTGAAGAAGAACAAGCAAAG ATAGAGGAAGTGAGGAAGCTGCTAGGCACATTACCTGAGAAACTTTCGAGTTTTTGTTCGGATGATGCGGTTTTGAGGTATTTAAGAGCGAGGAATTGGCATGTCAAGAAAGCTACTAAGATGCTTAAAGAAACATTGAAATGGAGAGTTCAATACAAACCTGAGGAGATTTGttgg GAGGAAGTAGCTGGTGAAGCTGAGACAGGGAAGATATATAGATCGACTTGTGTCGACAAACTTGGACGACCTGTTCTTATCATGAGACCGAGTGTTGAG AATTCTAAGTCAGTGAAAGGCCAAATTAGATACCTTGTGTATTGTATGGAGAACGCAGTCCAAAATTTGCCACCAGGGGAAGAACAGATGGTGTGGATGATAGACTTCCACGGCTATAGTCTAGCGAATGTATCATTAAGAACTACAAAAGAAACAGCTCATGTGTTACAAGAACATTACCCTGAGCGTTTAGCTTTCGCTGTTCTTTACAATCCTCCCAAGTTCTTTGAACCCTTCTGGAAG gtgGCGAGGCCTTTCTTAGAGCCAAAGACACGGAACAAAGTGAAGTTTGTTTACTCGGATGATCCAAATACTAAGCAGATCATGGATGAGAATTTCGATATGGACAAGATGGAGTCAGCTTTTGGTGGAAACGATGACTCTGGTTTCAACATAAATATACATTCAGAAAGGATGAAGGAGGATGATAAAAAAAGACTTGCTGCCTTGGAGG TGCTCACCCTAGCTCTCAGGATGTCTCTGAAGACGAGTATCATCAACCTCAGACAAAGGGACCAATCCCGTGATCGAGTTATCCAATGTTTGTAA
- the LOC104736898 gene encoding random slug protein 5 isoform X1, whose amino-acid sequence MSTNGFVKPVPTEEEQAKIEEVRKLLGTLPEKLSSFCSDDAVLRYLRARNWHVKKATKMLKETLKWRVQYKPEEICWEEVAGEAETGKIYRSTCVDKLGRPVLIMRPSVENSKSVKGQIRYLVYCMENAVQNLPPGEEQMVWMIDFHGYSLANVSLRTTKETAHVLQEHYPERLAFAVLYNPPKFFEPFWKVARPFLEPKTRNKVKFVYSDDPNTKQIMDENFDMDKMESAFGGNDDSGFNINIHSERMKEDDKKRLAALEGIASVSLDSLSILSVSDGVASDSAHPSSQDVSEDEYHQPQTKGPIP is encoded by the exons ATGAGTACTAATGGGTTTGTGAAACCTGTTCCAACTGAAGAAGAACAAGCAAAG ATAGAGGAAGTGAGGAAGCTGCTAGGCACATTACCTGAGAAACTTTCGAGTTTTTGTTCGGATGATGCGGTTTTGAGGTATTTAAGAGCGAGGAATTGGCATGTCAAGAAAGCTACTAAGATGCTTAAAGAAACATTGAAATGGAGAGTTCAATACAAACCTGAGGAGATTTGttgg GAGGAAGTAGCTGGTGAAGCTGAGACAGGGAAGATATATAGATCGACTTGTGTCGACAAACTTGGACGACCTGTTCTTATCATGAGACCGAGTGTTGAG AATTCTAAGTCAGTGAAAGGCCAAATTAGATACCTTGTGTATTGTATGGAGAACGCAGTCCAAAATTTGCCACCAGGGGAAGAACAGATGGTGTGGATGATAGACTTCCACGGCTATAGTCTAGCGAATGTATCATTAAGAACTACAAAAGAAACAGCTCATGTGTTACAAGAACATTACCCTGAGCGTTTAGCTTTCGCTGTTCTTTACAATCCTCCCAAGTTCTTTGAACCCTTCTGGAAG gtgGCGAGGCCTTTCTTAGAGCCAAAGACACGGAACAAAGTGAAGTTTGTTTACTCGGATGATCCAAATACTAAGCAGATCATGGATGAGAATTTCGATATGGACAAGATGGAGTCAGCTTTTGGTGGAAACGATGACTCTGGTTTCAACATAAATATACATTCAGAAAGGATGAAGGAGGATGATAAAAAAAGACTTGCTGCCTTGGAGGGTATTGCTTCTGTTTCTCTAGACTCGCTCAGCATTTTATCAGTCTCTGATGGTGTTGCCTCTGACAGTGCTCACCCTAGCTCTCAGGATGTCTCTGAAGACGAGTATCATCAACCTCAGACAAAGGGACCAATCCCGTGA
- the LOC104736899 gene encoding protein DOWNSTREAM OF FLC-like has translation MSKVVLLVALCFLPVLTIVARPNKNPFVVRGRVYCDTCLAGFETSASTYIPGAVVRLECKDRRTMELTYSHEARTDSTGSYKILVNEDHDDQFCDATLVSSSQLRCSTRSPGHDRARVTLTRFNGIASDERFANTMGFLRDAPMPGCAEIMKLYQETDD, from the exons ATGTCTAAAGTGGTTTTACTGGTGGCTCTCTGCTTTTTACCGGTTCTAACCATCGTGGCTAGGCCGAATAAGAACCCGTTTGTCGTGCGAGGCCGTGTCTATTGCGACACTTGCCTCGCTGGTTTCGAAACATCAGCCTCTACTTACATTCCTG gtgcgGTGGTTAGATTGGAATGTAAAGACAGGAGAACAATGGAGTTAACGTATAGCCACGAGGCGCGGACCGACTCAACAGGATCATACAAGATCTTGGTTAACGAAGACCATGATGATCAGTTCTGTGATGCAACGTTGGTTAGCAGCTCTCAGTTACGTTGTTCCACTCGCTCCCCTGGCCATGACCGTGCCCGTGTGACTCTCACCCGTTTTAACGGTATTGCTTCAGACGAGCGTTTTGCTAACACTATGGGATTTCTAAGGGATGCACCAATGCCGGGCTGTGCGGAGATCATGAAGCTATACCAAGAAACCGACGACTAG